A stretch of DNA from Juglans microcarpa x Juglans regia isolate MS1-56 chromosome 5D, Jm3101_v1.0, whole genome shotgun sequence:
CCTGcaatataaattattcaattaccatattgtaaaaatttatgGTAGCTTCAGGAATGAGTAAGTAACAATCAAACAGGGATACGAAGTCGTATAGTACCCGATCTAAAAGACAAACACAGTTGTCACTTGGCATATAATTATTGTTGTTCTTTCCACTGAAAATTTCCAAGGCCAAAACTCCAAAACTGTAAACATCTGCTTTGTATGTCAGATGACCCCATAATGCATATTCTGGAGCCATATATCCTCTGCAGATCAAAATCTGAATGTCTTGTAATTCATTACTGAATTTAAAGCACTTTACAAAAAATCATGTATGCAATTAATGCCAATTTGCCACATAAATAACTATGAGATTGTAGATAAGTTAGAAACCGACATGGTTCCAGCAATTCGGGTGGTAATGTGGGTCTTCTCCTCTTCATCGAGCCTAGCCAATCCAAAGTCGGATATTTTAGGGTTCAACTCTCCATCCAGCAACACATTAGTTGCTTTGATGTCTCTGTGAACAATCTTGAGTCTTGATTCTTCATGGAGAAAAGCTAGACCTCTTGCTATCCCAATACAGATCTTAAGCCTTGTAGGCCAGTCTAGTTTAAGCTGACTGTTTTCTGGATGTACAACGACAAGAAATTCATCGAAAAAGCATAAAATGGGACACTGACACAAGAACACAGTACAAAGAGAAACCAAACTAAATAAACCTGCCAAAactgaaagaataaaaaacaaaaacaatgacTATCTGAAAAATCCGGGAAACCTACAGGGAaaaaccaggaaaaaaaaaacaagaagatacAAGAACACATACAAGGAGAAACAAAACACCTGAAGACACAAGAACACAGGAAACATTCAAGGAgaaaccaaacaaaataaaaaaaagaatataagatTTGAAATCCGGATAAGCTCAGCTGAGGCAAACATTAGCTGCATAAAACTTCAAATCACAAATAGTtcaatactatattatttttgtcataatATCTCACAGCTGAGCAGAATGACATATTACTCACCAAATAGGGCACCAGCAAGGCTATTATTTTCCAAGTACTCGTATACCAACAATAATTGATCCCCTTCAATGCAACATCCATGAAGATTCACAAGATTTGGGTGTTGCAAACAGGAAATCATTcccatctcatttaaaaactcCCGATTACCCTGTTTTGATTTAGACGAGAGCTGCTTAACTGCTATGACAGTGCCATCAGGTAATTGACCCTGCACCCAACCTTAATCAAATAAGCAGGAAAATCCATACTCAAATGGAATAAGTCAAGTGAAGTAAGTTATGGTACCTTGTAAACAGGACCAAAGCCACCTTCTCCAATTTTGTTGGCACAATCGAAATCATTAGTTGCGGCTTTTATCTGTTTTAAGCTAAAAGTCCCCGTCACCGAATCTAGTCGTCTAGTGTCTGTACAAGACGCACATAAGAACCAGTAAACCAAGGAATTCACTTTCTTTGTAATTACTTGCTCAGGTTACACTTGAGGAAAGATTAAAAGCTCATCTGCATAGCAAACCACGGGGAATATGCCAAccgattttcttatttttctatatatcatGGTCATAAACTGATTTCTAACACATGCTATCAATTCTTCATTCACAAAATCTGACCATTAAAAAGCAATACTTCAACCACTTGTATCAGAACTCAATATCGTCATGCTTGAGAATCCTTTTCcgttgaaaaacaaaatatgccCAAACAATTTAGCTCAGTATCTccttcaagaaacttttcttTCTGAAAACAATAACTACATAACTTATGGTCCAACGAATCAGCATAATTCAAGAGCCAAAAACCATGCTTCATGGACAGATTGttgtaataaatatttcttatgGAAACACTTCTTAAAGAAGATTTAAATCTAGATTTTGCTATCAACTGATAAAATTAGGTATAATAATTGAATAATGCACCTTTTGGATGCATTTCTCTAGCAAGTTAAGACGTGTAAACCACAACCACAATAGTAAAAAAGTCAAGACATCGTACTTCTTGGACATCATTTAGTCATTCAACTTGGCTGTATACAGGCAATTAAATCAATTTGAGAATCAGACATTTGATTATAGCCTGCACCTTTTTTTCCCCTCCTTTTCCTCAGCAAACAGCCTTTCCACCAAAGGATTCCCCCTAAAAAGAGTAGTAAGCATAATGCTCCAATTGCAACTCCAACAATGATATAAACAGTTCGATTGGTTCCACCATTCCGACAGAGTTTGAAATCTGCACAGAGAAACAGACTAAACCAATTATGCTTCCAATCAAAGGATTTAAAGAGCAACATATCTTCGTTGGTGTTGCACTGTTCTAATCTTGCAACTAAATGCATACTGCTTCAATTTACAGGGTATGATTTAACAAACAATGGATTGAAAGACCACAGATGAATTCCTTTGATTCAACTTCAAAATAGCAGTTCATGAGCTTTGTCTTTATGCTCTTTCTTATTTTGCACTGTGCGCATATAAGCCCAacaaaatggaaggaaaatgatttCATGCATCTCAATACAGAACGAACACTGTAATCTTTTCCTAGTCAGATGAAACAGATAGAATATTCTCTTTCCCATACAAATGCCTGTCTCCCCAAAAGGTTCCCACGATATTCTCTTGTTGAAAATCATGGGGCCTAGTGCAagtaattaaagtatttatagATGGTAATAAGACAATGAGGAAACATTCACACAAAGTACTCACCAGAAACTACAGAAACGGCTGATATAAGGGGACCATAAACTCCTCTATCAGGAATTCTTGTCGTCCCTTTACCAGCCCAATAGAATCTGATCTCTAGAATATTGTTTGAGACGATCACATTTGATATGGGTTTTACAACTGCCTTTTGAGCAACACCGGTGTAATCTTCAACGTTGAAGTCCTTCACCACTAATATTTCCTGTGGCAAAGAGTTCTGATTAAACCTTGATATGTAACGTCAAATATACAGAATTTCCATCAATGTCACAGATTACCTGAACATAGATATCAAATACACGCTTCCCGAGACTGTTATATGTTTTGTCATTCGTAAACACTATCTCTGCAAAGTGGAGATTTACGGTGTAGTTCCCATTTTCTAAGCAATAATGGAAATAAGTGAGCGACATAGGAGATACACGTGCTGTGGCATACAATTCAGATATATTGGCTGATGAGAGATGTAGAGTGTAACGTGTATTTTGGTAATTATTATCATCCATGAAATCCCCAGTGCTACTAAACCCCCAGTAACTATTGTCACGAATAAAGTACTCCGCAGCACCACCTTCAACATCTGCATCTCCTTCATATACAACTGTGACTTTATCTTCCTTGATGGCTACATTGTTTCCACCAGAATTAATATGCAAACAATTTGAATCtgccataaaataataattttaaaagtatctATTAGAAAGCAAGCTTTATGATAATCACAGACATATATGCTTATATACCCCTATGTAGTCTTTAACTATCAAGTGATCACAGCAATTCATAACTACTTTAAAGCACGCTACCATAATAATTCAATCACTTTCAATTCAATTCTCTCACTCCTCTCCAAAATTAAGCTTCGAGAGAATGAAACACTAGCTGTAAAGAGTGTAATAAATCACTCTCAAAGCCAACACATGACAGCCCCACAAATCTGTGAAAATTGTTTACCTTCTGCAGCATGCAGTTGGAGGGCCCTGAACTCAAGGAAACTGGAGGTCTACTGTCTAAGGACTTGCATATACTCAGCTCATTCCCAGTGGAGTTCTTCTACTTGCAAGC
This window harbors:
- the LOC121264471 gene encoding probable LRR receptor-like serine/threonine-protein kinase RFK1 isoform X4 — translated: MCLEANRFSGIVPPELGNLINLQTLVLSSNNLTGNLPKTFSRLQNLTDFRINDNNFKGKLPDFIQNWKQLTRLEMHASGLEGPIPPKISLLYNLAELRISDMDGPNQDFPMLRNMSGIVRLVLRNCKISGEIPAYIWTMKNLEMLDVSFNKLIGEIPTSANFERLKFLFLTGNSLRGNVPESILKAGSNIDLSYNNFTWQGPEQPACGENLNLNLNLFQSSLKEDNIKQGPHCLKNFNCPRYSNCLHINSGGNNVAIKEDKVTVVYEGDADVEGGAAEYFIRDNSYWGFSSTGDFMDDNNYQNTRYTLHLSSANISELYATARVSPMSLTYFHYCLENGNYTVNLHFAEIVFTNDKTYNSLGKRVFDIYVQEILVVKDFNVEDYTGVAQKAVVKPISNVIVSNNILEIRFYWAGKGTTRIPDRGVYGPLISAVSVVSDFKLCRNGGTNRTVYIIVGVAIGALCLLLFLGGILWWKGCLLRKRRGKKDTRRLDSVTGTFSLKQIKAATNDFDCANKIGEGGFGPVYKGQLPDGTVIAVKQLSSKSKQGNREFLNEMGMISCLQHPNLVNLHGCCIEGDQLLLVYEYLENNSLAGALFENSQLKLDWPTRLKICIGIARGLAFLHEESRLKIVHRDIKATNVLLDGELNPKISDFGLARLDEEEKTHITTRIAGTIGYMAPEYALWGHLTYKADVYSFGVLALEIFSGKNNNNYMPSDNCVCLLDRACHLQQTGKLMKLIDERLESGVDEKEAEIMVKAALLCTNASASLRPTMSEVVSMLEGRLSVPDQIPEASTYHEDLRFKAMRDLHKDRQNQSSSGSQTHNSTAAHTFCSTSTFGHDLGDIKPDSESCGEV